In the genome of Myxococcus stipitatus, one region contains:
- the epsD gene encoding exopolysaccharide biosynthesis glycosyltransferase EpsD — MTPSDASLPRLSVVVATFNRLPLISRLLEQFAEQTLSPDQFEVVVVDDGSQEPVREPLLARPRPFTLRVEVQANAGAAAARHRGVLAARGEVVLVTDDDMQVAPDFLERHLEQHPSGSRNVVLGRIRPDPSIGDMPLFERWYAYLNHRMAEELSVPGARARGNHLYTGNVSFRREDYVGVGGFDKSLGQSEDVELGVRLEKAGCAFVFASDAYVLHGSDHVSFERWLKRAHRYGMFDTQVARKHPDVRGVNPWRLLFETNPLARPLLAATVVAPQATRLLTGAVMNAAKAADKLGLEKAAFAGTSVVYGMEYLRGARSEAGGWTGIAREVARYLQGQRGQ; from the coding sequence ATGACGCCCTCGGACGCCTCCCTGCCCCGCCTCAGCGTCGTCGTCGCCACCTTCAACCGGCTGCCGCTCATCTCCCGGCTGCTGGAGCAGTTCGCCGAGCAGACCCTGAGCCCCGACCAGTTCGAGGTCGTCGTCGTGGATGACGGCTCCCAGGAGCCCGTCCGCGAGCCGCTGCTCGCCCGGCCTCGCCCCTTCACGTTGCGCGTGGAGGTGCAGGCCAACGCGGGCGCCGCCGCCGCCCGGCACCGGGGCGTCCTGGCCGCGCGCGGCGAGGTGGTGCTCGTCACCGACGACGACATGCAGGTCGCCCCCGACTTCCTGGAGCGGCACCTGGAGCAGCACCCCTCGGGCTCACGCAACGTGGTGCTCGGCCGCATCCGGCCGGACCCGTCCATCGGCGACATGCCGCTGTTCGAGCGCTGGTACGCGTACCTCAACCACCGCATGGCGGAAGAGCTCTCCGTCCCCGGCGCGCGCGCGCGCGGCAACCACCTGTACACGGGCAACGTGTCCTTCCGCCGCGAGGACTACGTGGGCGTGGGCGGCTTCGACAAGTCCCTGGGCCAGTCCGAGGACGTGGAGCTGGGCGTGCGCCTGGAGAAGGCCGGCTGCGCCTTCGTCTTCGCCAGCGACGCGTATGTGCTGCACGGCAGCGACCACGTCTCCTTCGAGCGCTGGCTCAAGCGCGCCCACCGCTACGGCATGTTCGACACGCAGGTGGCGCGCAAGCACCCGGACGTGCGCGGCGTCAATCCGTGGCGGCTCCTGTTCGAGACGAATCCGCTCGCGCGTCCGCTGCTCGCCGCGACGGTGGTGGCGCCGCAGGCCACGCGCCTGCTCACCGGCGCGGTGATGAACGCGGCGAAGGCCGCGGACAAGCTGGGCCTGGAGAAGGCCGCGTTCGCGGGCACCTCCGTGGTGTACGGCATGGAGTACCTCCGCGGCGCGCGCAGCGAGGCCGGCGGCTGGACGGGTATCGCCCGGGAGGTGGCTCGCTACCTCCAGGGTCAGAGGGGGCAATGA
- the epsC gene encoding serine O-acetyltransferase EpsC: MKEKRSLLGSLVSDARELARAAGGGMDAKSIARVVLSSDSYRITALNRAREAALDYHIPLVNHVLRVAQTAVMGIEIGKEVTLGKGVYFVHSLGVVIGGDARIGDRVRFYGNNTVGTAKDNGYPTIEDDVWIGAGARILGPVRIGARSRIGANAVVLQDVPPDSVAVGIPARIFPRKDTDDVVL, translated from the coding sequence ATGAAGGAAAAGCGCTCGCTCCTCGGCTCGCTCGTCTCCGACGCACGCGAGCTGGCCAGGGCCGCTGGTGGCGGCATGGACGCGAAGTCCATTGCCCGGGTCGTGCTGAGCAGTGACTCGTACCGCATCACCGCGCTCAACCGCGCCCGCGAGGCCGCGCTCGACTACCACATCCCCCTGGTCAACCACGTGCTGCGCGTGGCGCAGACGGCGGTGATGGGGATTGAGATTGGAAAGGAAGTCACGCTCGGCAAGGGCGTGTACTTCGTGCACAGCCTGGGCGTCGTCATCGGCGGCGATGCGCGCATCGGCGACCGCGTGCGCTTCTACGGCAACAACACCGTGGGCACCGCCAAGGACAACGGCTACCCCACCATCGAGGACGACGTCTGGATTGGCGCCGGGGCCCGCATCCTGGGGCCGGTGCGCATCGGCGCCCGCTCGCGCATCGGCGCGAACGCGGTGGTGCTCCAGGACGTCCCGCCCGACAGCGTGGCCGTGGGCATCCCCGCTCGCATCTTTCCGCGCAAGGACACGGACGACGTGGTGCTGTGA
- the epsB gene encoding GH44 family glycoside hydrolase EpsB produces the protein MGARRKTGAAVVTCVLLAGGAGALAAEPSAATKPAEAPKDSATQKASDTVEKAASAALMSLYDGGLSTGWRDIGWAPRELPRGAPARMRLFNYGGWILYRPKLEGTFGALSLRLSAPESYGEFLEVRLDAQGATSFPRIPITAELQVRKDGEWSEILIPMELLNPRGEAFDRVVLRASKDVGRDWVLFDKVSLVPLPPDVAAALAAGGGRMGKGSGRDTKLTIDCTAPGHRISPLIYGIALDGLREKKDQHQYKMGATTRRWGGNPTSRYNWKLGGAWNTANDWYFQNVDIGLSYEHFLDANQKHGMSSALTVPMLGWVAKDTSSVGFPVARFGAQKGEDNGAGSGLTRDGTALKPSAPSQTSTEASPEFVAEWIRAIRERDKARGGRSVHMYILDNEPMLWNTTHRDVFPEPLSYDGLLSRTLAYGTAVRKADPEALIAGPAEWGWTNYLWSAADFAPGKAPHSDRRAHGDVPLLAWYLRQLRDHEKKTGVRILDVLDVHFYPQTNVGVGLEGNTDPETNARRIRSTRALWDPTYKDESWIGEPVRLLPRLKEWIAQNYPGRLISIGEYNFGAFGHMSGGLAQAEALGRFAQENIYSAYFWQYPTNGSPVYWAFRAFRDFDGRGGRFQDFWVPAKADEGASVFASRDETGTKLVAVVLNLDPDQAAQARVELKGCGTLTGARVMGYSGAPGGFLPQTTGTQSAGSLVQRLPPYSMTVLDLTVKKP, from the coding sequence ATGGGTGCGCGAAGGAAGACGGGCGCGGCCGTGGTGACGTGCGTGCTGCTGGCCGGTGGCGCGGGGGCGCTGGCCGCGGAGCCGTCCGCCGCGACGAAGCCCGCGGAGGCACCGAAGGACTCCGCCACGCAGAAGGCGTCCGACACGGTGGAGAAGGCCGCGTCCGCCGCGCTCATGTCGCTCTACGACGGCGGCCTGTCCACCGGGTGGCGGGACATCGGCTGGGCGCCTCGCGAGCTGCCGCGCGGGGCTCCGGCGCGCATGCGCCTGTTCAACTACGGCGGCTGGATTCTCTACCGCCCCAAGCTGGAGGGGACGTTCGGCGCGCTGTCCCTGCGCCTGAGCGCGCCCGAGTCCTATGGCGAGTTCCTGGAGGTGCGGCTGGACGCGCAGGGCGCCACGTCCTTCCCGCGCATCCCCATCACCGCCGAGCTCCAGGTCCGCAAGGACGGCGAGTGGTCGGAAATCCTCATCCCCATGGAGCTGCTCAACCCGCGCGGCGAGGCCTTCGACCGCGTGGTGCTGCGCGCGTCCAAGGACGTGGGGCGCGACTGGGTGCTCTTCGACAAGGTGTCCCTGGTGCCGCTGCCGCCGGACGTCGCCGCCGCGCTGGCCGCGGGCGGCGGTCGCATGGGCAAGGGCAGCGGACGCGACACGAAGCTGACCATCGACTGCACCGCGCCCGGCCATCGCATCAGCCCGCTCATCTACGGCATCGCCCTGGACGGCCTGCGCGAGAAGAAGGACCAGCACCAGTACAAGATGGGCGCGACGACGCGCCGCTGGGGCGGCAACCCCACGTCCCGCTACAACTGGAAGCTGGGCGGCGCGTGGAACACGGCCAACGACTGGTACTTCCAGAACGTGGACATCGGCCTGTCCTACGAGCACTTCCTCGACGCCAACCAGAAGCACGGCATGTCCTCCGCGCTCACCGTGCCCATGCTGGGCTGGGTGGCCAAGGACACGTCGTCCGTGGGCTTCCCGGTGGCGCGCTTCGGCGCGCAGAAGGGCGAGGACAACGGCGCCGGCAGCGGCCTCACCCGGGACGGCACCGCGCTGAAGCCGAGCGCTCCTTCGCAGACGAGCACGGAGGCGTCGCCGGAGTTCGTCGCGGAGTGGATTCGCGCCATCCGCGAGCGCGACAAGGCCCGCGGCGGGCGCAGCGTGCACATGTACATCCTCGACAACGAGCCCATGCTCTGGAACACGACCCACCGGGACGTGTTCCCCGAGCCGCTCTCGTATGACGGGCTCCTGTCGCGCACCCTCGCGTACGGCACCGCGGTGCGGAAGGCGGACCCGGAGGCCCTCATCGCGGGCCCCGCCGAGTGGGGCTGGACGAACTACCTCTGGTCCGCGGCGGACTTCGCGCCGGGCAAGGCGCCGCACTCGGACCGCCGCGCGCATGGGGATGTGCCGCTGCTCGCGTGGTACCTGCGGCAGCTTCGCGACCACGAGAAGAAGACGGGCGTGCGCATCCTCGACGTGCTGGACGTGCACTTCTATCCGCAGACGAACGTGGGCGTGGGGCTGGAGGGGAACACGGACCCGGAGACCAACGCCCGGCGCATCCGCTCCACGCGGGCCCTGTGGGACCCGACGTACAAGGACGAGTCGTGGATTGGCGAGCCCGTGCGGCTGCTCCCGCGCCTCAAGGAGTGGATTGCGCAGAACTACCCGGGCCGGCTCATCTCCATCGGCGAGTACAACTTCGGCGCGTTCGGCCACATGAGCGGCGGACTCGCGCAGGCCGAGGCCCTGGGCCGCTTCGCGCAGGAGAACATCTACTCCGCCTACTTCTGGCAGTACCCGACGAATGGCAGCCCGGTGTACTGGGCGTTCCGCGCGTTCAGGGACTTCGACGGGCGCGGCGGCCGCTTCCAGGACTTCTGGGTGCCGGCGAAGGCCGACGAGGGCGCCAGCGTGTTCGCCTCGCGAGACGAGACGGGGACGAAGCTGGTGGCGGTGGTGCTGAACCTGGACCCGGACCAGGCCGCGCAGGCGCGGGTGGAGTTGAAGGGCTGCGGGACGCTCACGGGAGCGCGGGTGATGGGGTACTCGGGCGCGCCCGGGGGCTTCCTTCCGCAGACGACAGGGACGCAGTCGGCGGGGTCGCTGGTGCAGCGGCTGCCGCCCTATTCGATGACAGTGCTTGATTTGACGGTGAAGAAGCCATGA
- the epsA gene encoding exopolysaccharide biosynthesis glycosyltransferase EpsA → MSVATPESPQSSPFTTGRPRLRIGQLAIDQLTFEDAVREIGRLVDAHQGGYVFTANVDHVVLAEDNAQFREAYSRATISVVDGMPIVWASKAMDVSLPERIAGSDLILPLMRLGAERKWRVFLLGAGPGVAEKVAKVVGEKYGVEVVGWDSPMVRTDAGDAQNDPIVARIREKDPHLLFVALGSPKQEVWISQVSAKLGPTVAIGVGAGFDFIAGTAKRAPAWISKAGFEWLYRLVNEPKRLWRRYILNDSRFATILLREFWKRTGV, encoded by the coding sequence ATGAGTGTCGCGACTCCGGAGTCTCCCCAGTCCTCGCCGTTCACCACGGGCCGTCCGCGCTTGCGGATTGGACAGCTCGCCATCGACCAGCTCACGTTCGAGGACGCGGTGCGGGAGATTGGCCGCCTCGTCGACGCGCACCAGGGTGGGTACGTCTTCACGGCCAACGTGGACCACGTGGTGCTGGCCGAGGACAACGCGCAGTTCCGCGAGGCGTACTCGCGCGCCACGATTTCGGTGGTGGATGGGATGCCCATCGTCTGGGCGTCGAAGGCGATGGACGTGTCGCTGCCCGAGCGCATCGCGGGCTCGGACCTGATTCTCCCGCTGATGCGGCTGGGGGCGGAGCGCAAGTGGCGGGTGTTCCTGCTGGGCGCGGGGCCGGGCGTGGCGGAGAAGGTGGCGAAGGTGGTGGGCGAGAAGTACGGCGTGGAGGTGGTGGGCTGGGATTCGCCGATGGTCCGCACGGACGCGGGGGACGCGCAGAACGACCCCATCGTGGCGAGGATTCGGGAGAAGGACCCGCACCTGCTCTTCGTGGCGTTGGGCAGCCCGAAGCAGGAGGTGTGGATTTCGCAGGTGTCCGCGAAGCTGGGGCCCACGGTGGCCATCGGCGTGGGGGCGGGGTTCGACTTCATCGCCGGCACGGCGAAGCGCGCGCCCGCGTGGATTTCCAAGGCCGGGTTCGAGTGGCTGTACCGTCTGGTCAATGAGCCCAAGCGCCTGTGGCGCCGGTACATCCTCAATGACTCACGCTTCGCGACCATCCTGCTGCGGGAGTTCTGGAAGCGCACAGGTGTCTGA
- a CDS encoding serine/threonine protein kinase has translation MTASTKTKEERPRLAKDALISTLVNDFVIEERIGEGGMGVVYRATHPLIGKQVAIKVLRSELVTRQQVDRLLIEARAVNAIRHPGIIDIFGFGQLPDGRPYIIMELLRGQSLSSAIQQRSRLNPNTAVWILDQMLSALGAAHSAGVVHRDLKPGNVFLADALDGSRVVKLVDFGIAKLVREQAGPATVTGAILGTPEYMSPEQIRGNTISAATDLYAVGVIAFQMLTGERPFKGDQLQVLFAHVEQPPPLPSSLVPDIPSELDALVLRLLAKSPSQRPESADAVRQALKQIPPSRLPPLDTEPTDVLMPLRWEGGTKSTASQIRLNLPGTRRRHWALAVGVVLLSTAAATAFLLWPRPHTAETPPEPIAQQVAPIPLEEPLARPTPIVSQPQAPVATAPKVTVPPNPATPEAQAAPPEIPTQAPTPSRSAATPTDPKLVQRIQQLTERYEQLTSGHTPIPQFEKELKRVQARALTARTRSQLAHVNTSLDTLTQHLDAVAATRLPSPLPVLPPVVALPAPDPQFLALMTTPKLTPPDEKLARRFAYLKSLYLVRSMKREYPKDHEHTFVQLLLRAMKAETATQRMDIHRALDEWKAALDRATPK, from the coding sequence ATGACCGCCAGCACCAAGACGAAGGAAGAGCGCCCGCGTCTGGCCAAGGACGCACTGATCTCCACGCTGGTCAACGACTTCGTCATTGAAGAGCGGATTGGCGAGGGGGGAATGGGCGTCGTCTATCGCGCCACGCATCCCCTGATTGGCAAACAAGTCGCCATCAAGGTGCTCCGCTCGGAGCTCGTCACCCGGCAACAGGTGGACCGGCTGCTCATCGAGGCCCGCGCGGTCAATGCCATCCGCCATCCCGGCATCATCGACATCTTCGGGTTCGGACAGCTGCCCGATGGCCGACCCTACATCATCATGGAGTTGCTCCGAGGCCAATCCCTCTCCTCGGCAATCCAACAGCGCTCGCGACTCAATCCCAACACCGCTGTCTGGATTCTCGACCAGATGCTGTCGGCGCTTGGAGCAGCGCACTCCGCCGGCGTGGTGCACCGAGACCTGAAGCCCGGCAACGTGTTCCTCGCGGATGCCCTCGACGGCTCGCGCGTCGTGAAGCTCGTCGACTTCGGCATCGCCAAGCTGGTGCGCGAACAGGCCGGGCCCGCCACCGTGACGGGCGCCATCCTGGGCACCCCCGAGTACATGTCCCCCGAGCAGATTCGAGGGAACACCATCAGCGCCGCCACGGACCTCTACGCGGTCGGCGTCATCGCCTTCCAGATGCTGACGGGTGAGCGCCCCTTCAAGGGCGACCAACTCCAGGTCCTCTTCGCCCATGTCGAGCAGCCTCCGCCGCTCCCGTCCTCGCTCGTCCCTGACATCCCCTCGGAGCTCGACGCACTCGTCCTCCGGCTGCTCGCCAAGAGTCCCTCCCAACGCCCGGAATCCGCGGACGCCGTGCGGCAAGCGTTGAAGCAGATTCCGCCCAGTCGGCTTCCCCCACTCGACACAGAGCCCACGGACGTCCTGATGCCGCTCCGATGGGAGGGCGGTACGAAGTCCACTGCGTCCCAGATTCGGCTGAACCTTCCCGGGACTCGGCGCCGCCACTGGGCCCTGGCCGTGGGCGTCGTGCTCCTGTCCACCGCCGCCGCGACGGCCTTCCTTCTCTGGCCTCGGCCCCACACCGCCGAGACACCTCCCGAGCCCATCGCGCAGCAGGTGGCCCCAATCCCTCTCGAAGAGCCCCTCGCTCGGCCCACGCCCATCGTGTCTCAACCCCAGGCACCTGTCGCCACTGCGCCCAAAGTGACCGTGCCTCCCAATCCCGCGACGCCCGAGGCTCAAGCGGCCCCTCCCGAGATACCCACCCAGGCACCGACTCCCTCACGAAGCGCCGCGACTCCGACGGACCCCAAGCTGGTTCAGCGCATCCAGCAGCTCACGGAGCGCTACGAGCAACTGACGTCAGGGCACACCCCCATCCCCCAGTTCGAGAAGGAGCTCAAACGTGTTCAGGCCCGGGCACTGACGGCCAGGACTCGCTCCCAACTCGCCCACGTGAACACGTCCCTGGACACGCTGACCCAGCACCTGGATGCCGTCGCCGCGACTCGATTGCCCAGTCCTCTTCCCGTGCTCCCACCCGTGGTGGCGCTCCCTGCTCCGGACCCTCAGTTCCTGGCATTGATGACCACGCCGAAGCTGACCCCGCCGGATGAAAAGCTGGCCCGGCGCTTCGCCTACCTCAAGTCGCTCTACCTGGTGCGCTCCATGAAGCGGGAGTACCCCAAGGACCACGAGCACACCTTCGTCCAGCTCCTGCTTCGCGCGATGAAGGCGGAAACCGCCACCCAGCGCATGGACATCCACCGAGCCCTCGACGAGTGGAAGGCCGCGCTGGACCGCGCCACGCCAAAGTAG
- a CDS encoding serine hydrolase, giving the protein MRHLLSSRLLPVTLSGLTALGLLTGADTPKPATQWLARPSEAARISRVEQGLPALTLPGEAPRKMSIQDWMALYEIPGVSVAVFDRGALVWAKGYGVKEAGGSEPITVDTLFQAASISKPVSALAAMHHAEKRKWSLDEDINAKLVSWKLPDNDFTKDQKVTLRRLLSHSAGTTVHGFRGYSAQASVPTLQQLLNGEKPANSSAVRVDTVPGTLTRYSGGGTSIVQLMLQDQLQKPFAQIMKETVLAPLGLKNSTYEQPLPKALEPLAAVGTRSGGKSVAGRWHTYPEQAAAGLWTTPSDLARIALEVSKATQGKSQRVVSPSMAKQMLTRQSESFGIGFMRPKEQSWFGHGGSNEGYRCVLVAFAESGSGIAIMTNSDDGGLLFDRLIASAMAEYGWKGFTPETERPGFTTDMILRTKGADAAIAWFTSHKSASTGKDAPSSAVLNNLGYSLMGRGRLPDALKLFEANVALYPEDANTHDSLGEGYAAAARKDEAIRSYKKSLELNPKNDNARKMLRDLGAEAATTK; this is encoded by the coding sequence ATGCGCCACCTCCTCTCCTCCCGCCTCCTCCCCGTGACCCTCTCGGGCCTGACGGCCCTTGGTCTCCTCACGGGCGCGGACACGCCCAAGCCCGCCACCCAGTGGCTGGCCCGCCCCTCCGAGGCCGCTCGCATCTCCCGCGTCGAGCAGGGCCTCCCCGCCCTCACCCTCCCGGGCGAGGCCCCTCGCAAGATGTCCATCCAGGACTGGATGGCCCTGTATGAAATCCCCGGCGTCAGCGTCGCCGTGTTCGACCGGGGCGCCCTCGTCTGGGCCAAGGGCTACGGCGTGAAAGAGGCCGGCGGCTCCGAGCCCATCACCGTCGACACCCTCTTCCAGGCCGCCTCCATCAGCAAGCCCGTCTCGGCCCTCGCCGCCATGCACCACGCGGAGAAGCGCAAGTGGTCGCTCGACGAGGACATCAACGCGAAGCTCGTCTCCTGGAAGCTGCCCGACAACGACTTCACGAAGGACCAGAAGGTCACCCTGCGCCGGCTCCTCTCCCACAGCGCCGGCACCACCGTGCACGGCTTCCGGGGCTACTCCGCCCAGGCTTCCGTTCCCACATTGCAACAGCTTCTCAATGGCGAGAAGCCCGCCAACTCCTCCGCCGTCCGCGTCGACACCGTGCCCGGCACCCTGACGCGCTACAGCGGCGGCGGCACCTCCATCGTCCAGCTGATGCTCCAGGACCAGCTCCAGAAGCCCTTCGCCCAAATCATGAAGGAGACCGTGCTGGCCCCCCTCGGCCTGAAGAACAGCACCTACGAGCAGCCCCTGCCCAAGGCCCTGGAGCCCCTCGCCGCCGTCGGCACCCGCTCAGGCGGCAAGAGCGTGGCGGGCCGCTGGCACACCTATCCGGAGCAGGCCGCCGCGGGCCTGTGGACCACGCCGTCGGACCTCGCCCGCATCGCGCTGGAGGTCTCCAAGGCCACCCAGGGCAAGTCCCAGCGCGTGGTGTCCCCGTCCATGGCGAAGCAGATGCTCACCCGGCAGTCGGAGTCCTTCGGCATCGGCTTCATGCGCCCCAAGGAGCAGTCCTGGTTCGGCCACGGCGGCTCCAACGAGGGCTACCGCTGCGTCCTCGTCGCCTTCGCCGAGTCCGGCAGCGGCATCGCCATCATGACCAACTCGGATGACGGCGGGCTCCTCTTCGACCGCCTCATCGCCAGCGCGATGGCGGAGTACGGCTGGAAGGGCTTCACTCCCGAAACCGAGCGCCCCGGCTTCACCACGGACATGATTCTGCGGACGAAGGGCGCGGACGCCGCCATCGCCTGGTTCACCTCGCACAAGAGCGCCTCGACCGGAAAGGACGCGCCGTCCTCCGCCGTCCTCAACAACCTGGGCTACTCTCTGATGGGCCGGGGCCGCCTCCCCGACGCCCTGAAGCTGTTCGAGGCCAACGTCGCCCTCTACCCCGAGGACGCCAACACCCACGACAGCCTGGGCGAGGGCTACGCCGCCGCCGCCCGCAAGGATGAAGCCATCCGCAGCTACAAGAAGTCCCTGGAGCTCAACCCCAAGAACGACAACGCCCGGAAGATGCTGCGAGACCTCGGCGCCGAGGCGGCCACCACGAAGTAG